In Salvelinus namaycush isolate Seneca unplaced genomic scaffold, SaNama_1.0 Scaffold3070, whole genome shotgun sequence, a single window of DNA contains:
- the LOC120039905 gene encoding alpha-2C adrenergic receptor-like: MDFLNFSGVVDEWNTTYTNSSATGNSEYSLLSITGLTVVVGFLILFTIVGNVLVVIAVLTSRALKPPQNLFLVSLASADILVATLVMPFSLANELMGYWFFGKVWCDIYLALDVLFCTSSIVHLCAISLDRYWSITQAIEYNQKRTPKRLNGMIVVVWLIAAVISFPPLISMDRSSGGGISPQCRLNDETWYILYSSIGSFFAPCVIMILVYIRIYQVAKTRTRTMSEKKREVEDNGTAPLDVNGLEQGGVARENGHCQRQQKTPVPPGLLPNEPKLTPDPDDGDDFDDSSSSDEKPTSAKKHSHSSSSSHQHHHHHHHHHHDDKKDSKPSERRKSTGSRKSSLASSKCSESKKSRASSKSIELFSSRRKRRSTVNRTKITAAREKRFTFVLAVVMGVFVICWFPFFFSYSLYGVCRAPCEIPESLFKFFFWIGYVNSSLNPVIYTIFNQDFRRAFQKILVCKSGKRSF; the protein is encoded by the exons ATGGATTTCTTGAATTTCTCCGGGGTGGTGGACGAGTGGAATACCACATACACCAACTCCTCGGCTACCGGGAACAGTGagtactctctcctctccataaCCGGACTGACCGTAGTCGTTGGCTTTCTCATCCTGTTTACCATTGTGGGCAACGTTCTGGTGGTCATCGCCGTTTTGACCAGCCGCGCTCTCAAACCGCCACAGAATCTGTTTCTGGTGTCCCTCGCCAGCGCGGACATCCTAGTGGCTACTCTGGTCATGCCCTTCTCTTTAGCTAACGAACTCATGGGCTACTGGTTCTTCGGGAAAGTTTGGTGCGACATCTACTTGGCGTTGGACGTCCTCTTTTGTACGTCGTCTATAGTTCACCTGTGCGCTATCAGTCTCGATCGTTACTGGTCGATCACCCAGGCGATAGAATACAACCAGAAGCGGACACCTAAACGGCTGAACGGGATGATCGTGGTGGTGTGGCTGATCGCGGCCGTTATTTCCTTTCCGCCGTTGATCTCCATGGACAGGAGCAGCGGTGGGGGGATCAGTCCTCAGTGTCGGCTGAACGATGAGACCTGGTATATTCTCTACTCCAGCATAGGATCCTTCTTCGCTCCCTGCGTTATCATGATACTAGTGTACATCAG GATCTACCAGGTTGCTAAGACGCGGACGCGGACCATGtcggagaagaagagagaggtggaggacaaCGGAACTGCCCCGTTAGACGTTAACGGGTTGGAGCAGGGGG GGGTTGCCCGGGAGAACGGGCACTGCCAGCGGCAGCAGAAGACACCGGTACCGCCGGGGCTGTTACCCAACGAGCCCAAATTAACCCCAGACCCCGACGATGGAGACGACTTTGACGACAGCAGCTCGTCAGACGAAAAACCCACATCCGCCAAAAAACATTCccattcctcttcctcttcccatcagcatcaccaccatcaccaccaccatcaccatgacGACAAGAAGGATTCCAAACCTTCCGAGAGAAGGAAGTCCACAGGAAGCAGGAAGAGCAGCTTGGCTTCGTCCAAATGCTCAGAGAGCAAGAAGTCGCGCGCCAGCTCGAAGTCCATTGAGCTGTTTTCGTCCCGTAGGAAGCGGCGGAGCACCGTAAACAGGACGAAAATAACAGCAGCGAGGGAGAAGAGGTTTACCTTCGTCTTGGCGGTGGTGATGGGCGTCTTCGTGATCTGCTGGTTCCCCTTCTTCTTCAGCTACAG CCTGTACGGAGTGTGCCGGGCGCCCTGTGAGATCCCCGAGTCTCTTTTCAAGTTCTTCTTCTGGATAGGCTATGTCAACAGCTCCCTCAACCCCGTCATCTACACCATCTTCAACCAGGACTTCAGACGAGCCTTCCAGAAGATTCTAGTCTGCAAGTCAGGGAAGAGGTCTTTCTGA